The Coraliomargarita sinensis genomic sequence GTAGGCTTAGCTGATGCTGCCGGCTCATTCTCTTCTCTCTCAACGGTTGGCAACCACACAAATTTATCCAAAAAGACAATGATGAACAAAATTCACACCCGAATTAAGTCCCTCCGTCGTGCAGCCGCGCTCGCTTTTGCCCTGACCCTTGGTCTCAACTTCGTGCCGGCTGCAGCATCTGCGGACGGATACGAAAAAGAATCCGTGCTCCACGATAAAATGGAAGTGATGCAGGACCACTACCGCAGCCTGGGCCGCGGACTGCGCCGCCCCTCGGCGGAAGACCTTCCGGATTTTCTCGATGCCGTGCAGCAGCTGCAAGTACTCACGGTACAAACCAAAACATTGGTGCCTCCGATGGCGAATTCGCTGCCCGAAGGCAAACGCCCCGCCTTTGTCATGGCTTACAGACAGAAGCAGCTCGACACGCTACGCACCCTCATCGACATGGAGGAGGCTTTGCTGGAGGCTGATTTCGAAAAGGCCAACGAACTCTTCGATGCACTGAAAAAGCACAAATCCGAAGGTCACGAATCCTTTAAAGAGGACGACTAAGCGGCTACGCGCACCACCGAACGCACCTGCCGCCGACTTGCCATGCGTTTCGTCCTGCTGACCTTTTTCCTAGCGGCGACCGTGCTGTTTGCCGACAGGGCCGCGTTGGGTTCAGAAGCAAACCTTGAGGTGCTGCAGCAGCGCGCCATGGCTATACTCAAAGCCAGCTGCGCGGAGTGCCATGATGGTACCGCGCGTCGGCGCGACAAAGGTGACTTTGATCATGTGCTGGATGTGCCGCGTATGATTGAGGGCGAGTATTTTCTCGTGCCGGGCGATCCGATGTTCAGCGAGATTTACGCAGTGATGATCGACGAGGATCCGGATCTCCGCATGCCTCCGCCGGACAACACGGACGTACACCAGCCGTCGGAAAAGGAGATTCGGGTCGTCCACGACTGGATTGTTGCCCTGGGCCTGACTGATACGAGCGAAGCCGCGGTGGGTGGAGTCGAGGATGCGCCAAGGAAGGATATTCCGCTGGCGTCAACCAGCCTGGCGAATGGCGCAGGCGAAGATGCTCAGCCCCAGCTGTCAGAAGCGATAACCGAAGCCGCCAACACCATAGAAGCCATCGCAACGAAGGAGGGGAACCATGCCTCTGCATCCGACCCCGCCGTGACAATCCGGGAACCGGCCGGGATCGAGCCCGCGACCTTGCTGGGCCGAATGCATCCGCTGTTTGTTCATTTTCCAGTGGCCTTGCTTCCGATGGCCGGCCTAATCGGCCTGACCGGCTTAATTTTGAAGCGCTATGAACCTTGGCTCCCGGCGATCCGCTGGTCGCTGTGGTTAAGCGCGCTGCTGTCTCTTCTGTCTGTCGCGAGTGGTTGGATACAGTCCGACTTGGAAGGTTACACCGATGGGACCGTGTTTCTTCATCGCTGGTCCGCAGTTTCACTGACAGTTGTCACTTGGCTTTTGCTCATGATCGTCGAGTTTTCCGAACGCAAAGGGACGCTACGCTGGCGGCAAATGGCTGTTGTCCTGATGTTACTTGCGGCTCTCCTCGTGGCTCTTGTCGGACACAGTGGCGGCGAACTTGTTTACGGTGAAGGCTACCTTCTCGGTGATTGATCGTTCGATAGTAAGAGTCGACCCGCCTGACTGGAGTGGTTGCCGGGGAGTATACGGGGCAAATCTTTACAGGTAGTGCTTGCTCCCCTGGTTTCAACCTACGATCAAGCCCACTTTTCAATCAGCTCGATGAGTTCTTCGGCGCGATAAGGTTTGGCCAGATAATCCACAAAACCGGCGCGGGTAAATTCTTCGCGCTCTTCCCGCATCGCATAAGCCGTCTGAGCAATGATCCGGGCGTCCGGGTCGTGCGCGAGTATTTCCCGGGCGGCCTCAAGTCCGTCCATAACCGGCATTCGGATAT encodes the following:
- a CDS encoding cytochrome b562 encodes the protein MMNKIHTRIKSLRRAAALAFALTLGLNFVPAAASADGYEKESVLHDKMEVMQDHYRSLGRGLRRPSAEDLPDFLDAVQQLQVLTVQTKTLVPPMANSLPEGKRPAFVMAYRQKQLDTLRTLIDMEEALLEADFEKANELFDALKKHKSEGHESFKEDD
- a CDS encoding DUF2231 domain-containing protein, encoding MRFVLLTFFLAATVLFADRAALGSEANLEVLQQRAMAILKASCAECHDGTARRRDKGDFDHVLDVPRMIEGEYFLVPGDPMFSEIYAVMIDEDPDLRMPPPDNTDVHQPSEKEIRVVHDWIVALGLTDTSEAAVGGVEDAPRKDIPLASTSLANGAGEDAQPQLSEAITEAANTIEAIATKEGNHASASDPAVTIREPAGIEPATLLGRMHPLFVHFPVALLPMAGLIGLTGLILKRYEPWLPAIRWSLWLSALLSLLSVASGWIQSDLEGYTDGTVFLHRWSAVSLTVVTWLLLMIVEFSERKGTLRWRQMAVVLMLLAALLVALVGHSGGELVYGEGYLLGD